A portion of the Bacteroides faecium genome contains these proteins:
- the tnpC gene encoding IS66 family transposase, whose amino-acid sequence MLENTIDKDELIRQLMADRDRLFQENSRLRSSQNMTPEKAQQAYKEQLAAKDTIINKKEALLEKKEARIAQLEKQVDYLKRQLYGGKSERYINPDPQARQLELFEGVDLLPGEKEAAAKAEKEIRSGKEARARRMEKAKKTAVRKALPENLERKIEHVYPEGYNPEEWDLLDGKEPLYTEVLIKEPAKFYVLRTYRHKAIRKADHVIVMADCPVKPIAKSYASSSLLADLMVDMYVDHIPFYRQHKQFERSGIKIPEPTILGWFQEVSGLLMPLHFRLWELMKKTDYLQCDETTLPVVRSDKHKTVKGYLWLVRDPMCGRQYFYWDKGSRSGEVVLKLFSGYQGALQTDGYERYELLDGKKGVILLSCWAHARRKFSDAIKNDKERAESALEQIQLLYEVERQIKDQALSFEDAAKLRVRLAYPIMVRFEKWLVAEHARVIKGSPIEKAILYTYNRFNKLSRYHLDGRYNIDNNGIENAARPVAVGRKNYLFCQNDDTAESTAIIYSFMGCCKAAGVDFRTWMIYFLDHVHDYDEDYTKDIADLLPDNLKAVGLL is encoded by the coding sequence ATGCTCGAAAACACCATTGACAAGGATGAACTTATACGCCAATTAATGGCTGACCGTGACCGGCTGTTTCAAGAGAACAGCCGGTTACGGTCATCTCAAAACATGACTCCTGAAAAAGCACAGCAGGCTTACAAGGAGCAATTGGCGGCAAAAGACACCATAATCAACAAGAAAGAGGCATTACTCGAGAAAAAGGAGGCCCGCATTGCCCAACTGGAAAAGCAAGTGGACTATCTCAAACGTCAACTGTATGGAGGGAAATCGGAGCGTTACATCAATCCGGATCCCCAGGCACGCCAATTGGAACTTTTTGAGGGTGTTGACCTGTTGCCCGGAGAAAAGGAAGCGGCTGCCAAAGCCGAGAAAGAAATAAGGTCAGGTAAAGAGGCAAGGGCCAGGCGCATGGAGAAAGCTAAGAAGACCGCTGTGCGCAAAGCTCTTCCGGAAAACTTGGAACGTAAAATCGAGCATGTATATCCGGAAGGTTACAACCCGGAAGAATGGGATTTGCTGGATGGGAAGGAACCACTGTACACAGAAGTCCTGATAAAAGAACCCGCAAAGTTCTATGTACTTCGCACCTATCGTCATAAAGCCATACGCAAAGCGGACCATGTCATTGTTATGGCTGATTGCCCGGTCAAACCAATCGCAAAGAGTTATGCCTCGTCATCCTTGCTTGCTGACCTTATGGTAGATATGTACGTTGACCACATACCATTCTACCGGCAACACAAACAGTTTGAGCGCTCAGGCATAAAAATCCCGGAGCCTACTATCCTAGGATGGTTCCAGGAAGTAAGCGGCCTGCTCATGCCCTTGCACTTCCGATTATGGGAGTTAATGAAGAAAACCGATTATTTGCAGTGTGATGAGACCACACTTCCTGTGGTACGCAGTGATAAACACAAGACAGTAAAAGGATATCTCTGGCTTGTGCGGGATCCTATGTGCGGGCGACAGTATTTTTATTGGGATAAAGGTTCCAGAAGTGGAGAAGTAGTTCTCAAGCTCTTTAGCGGATATCAAGGCGCTCTCCAAACCGATGGTTATGAACGATATGAATTACTGGACGGGAAGAAAGGGGTTATCCTGTTATCTTGCTGGGCGCATGCCAGAAGAAAATTCTCTGACGCGATTAAGAATGACAAGGAACGTGCGGAAAGCGCCCTGGAGCAAATCCAATTACTCTATGAGGTAGAACGACAGATTAAAGATCAGGCTCTTTCGTTTGAAGACGCGGCAAAACTAAGAGTACGTTTGGCGTATCCTATTATGGTCCGGTTTGAAAAATGGTTGGTCGCCGAACATGCCAGGGTCATCAAAGGCAGTCCCATCGAAAAGGCTATTTTATATACTTACAACCGCTTCAACAAGTTATCCCGTTATCATTTGGATGGTAGATATAATATTGATAATAATGGGATTGAAAATGCGGCAAGACCCGTTGCCGTGGGAAGAAAAAACTACTTATTCTGTCAAAATGACGATACAGCAGAAAGCACGGCTATTATTTATAGTTTTATGGGATGCTGCAAAGCTGCCGGCGTAGACTTCAGAACGTGGATGATTTACTTCTTGGACCATGTCCATGATTATGATGAAGACTACACCAAGGATATAGCAGATTTGCTTCCTGATAACTTGAAAGCAGTAGGACTACTTTGA
- the tnpB gene encoding transposase: MFINKLCTGMKILHMEYGGLVIYHMKLSIGHFSLPRIDFQEGKAVSHETLWSDLVLMVQGIDAQKVKRRKRWIPAK, translated from the coding sequence ATTTTTATCAATAAGCTTTGTACTGGAATGAAGATTCTTCACATGGAGTATGGCGGTTTGGTGATTTACCACATGAAACTATCCATAGGTCATTTCTCCCTGCCCCGAATAGATTTCCAGGAGGGTAAAGCAGTGTCTCATGAAACCCTTTGGAGTGACCTGGTCTTAATGGTCCAAGGGATAGATGCGCAGAAAGTCAAACGCCGGAAGAGATGGATTCCAGCAAAATAA
- the tnpA gene encoding IS66 family insertion sequence element accessory protein TnpA encodes MVYWTLDYFKHLYNEYASSGVSVREFCRERGIQENRFYYWIKTLKVQAVSSLDTPREFIPISPGAVSCLTGSPVEPIMKKPVFKPQDIKITYSNGVILQLESVCDLEILKHLLTLKPYPHV; translated from the coding sequence ATGGTATATTGGACATTAGATTATTTCAAGCACCTTTACAATGAATACGCCTCCTCGGGTGTAAGTGTTCGTGAATTTTGCAGAGAACGCGGTATTCAAGAGAATAGGTTCTATTATTGGATTAAAACCCTTAAGGTGCAAGCCGTTTCCTCCTTGGATACTCCAAGAGAGTTTATTCCCATAAGCCCCGGGGCGGTTAGCTGCCTTACCGGTTCCCCGGTTGAACCAATAATGAAAAAACCGGTGTTTAAGCCCCAGGATATAAAGATAACCTACTCTAACGGCGTCATATTACAACTGGAGAGTGTCTGTGATTTAGAAATACTTAAGCACTTACTCACCTTAAAACCTTACCCCCATGTTTAG
- a CDS encoding HU family DNA-binding protein, translating into MAIQFEFYKNPQPEKEGEEPSYHPRVVNFQHVTTQRLAREIHMATTFGKAEVEAMLMELSRCMGNHLREGERVHLDGIGYFQITLQATEPIHSLTTRADKVKFKSINFQADRDLKSSCMDTHLRRSKYKPHSASLSEEEIDRELTEYFATNPVLTRTNMQSICCFTQSMASRQIRRLKAEGKLQNIGKPTQPIYVPGPGYYEK; encoded by the coding sequence ATGGCAATACAATTCGAGTTTTATAAGAATCCCCAACCGGAAAAAGAAGGGGAAGAACCAAGTTATCACCCGCGGGTGGTTAATTTTCAACATGTCACCACTCAAAGACTGGCAAGAGAAATCCACATGGCAACTACCTTCGGAAAAGCAGAAGTAGAAGCAATGTTAATGGAACTGAGCAGATGCATGGGCAATCATCTTCGAGAAGGAGAAAGAGTACATCTGGATGGAATCGGTTATTTTCAAATCACATTGCAAGCCACCGAACCCATACACTCACTTACTACCCGTGCCGACAAAGTGAAATTTAAATCCATCAACTTCCAAGCTGACAGAGATTTAAAGAGTTCGTGCATGGACACACACCTACGACGCTCAAAATATAAACCGCACTCCGCATCTCTTTCAGAAGAAGAGATCGACCGGGAACTCACTGAATATTTTGCAACGAATCCCGTATTAACCCGTACTAATATGCAGTCAATTTGCTGCTTCACTCAAAGTATGGCCAGCCGACAAATACGCAGATTGAAAGCAGAAGGCAAGTTGCAAAATATCGGAAAACCAACACAACCTATCTATGTACCGGGTCCGGGGTACTATGAGAAATGA
- a CDS encoding BT4734/BF3469 family protein: MRITQIRDDGKVNTLRTLKIEQLVELMKVETKAQLVSGMREVLPYILPGDKNDYVQKVPKLLPAAAFVRKNGIMTMDEYNGVVMIQVNNLSGLMEADEVKERVKELPQTYLAFTGSSGKSVKIWVRFTYPNDLLPADREQAELFHAHAYRLAVKFYQPQLPFDIELKEPSLEQYCRLTFDPDLYFNPEAMPIYMKQPMTMPGETTYREQVQTEASPLQRLAPGYDKHHALSVLFEAAFARALDEQGSYSPGDDIHSLLVCLAGHCFRAGIPEEDTVRWARAHYRLPKDDLLIRETVKNVYRTCEGFADKSSLLPEQLFVMQMDEFMKRRYEFRFNQLTSQVECRQRNSFDFYFRPVDRRLMASITMNAQYEGLKLWDKDVVRYLNSDRVPLYQPVEEFLYELPPWDGKDHIGDLAKRVPCDNPYWAQLFRRWFLSMVAHWRGMGKNHANSTSPILVGPQAYRKSTFCRLILPPCLQAYYTDSIDFSRKRDAELYLNRFLLINMDEFDQIGITQQPFLKHILQKPVVNTRRPNASAVEELRRYASFIGTSNHKDLLVDTSGSRRYLGVEVTGVIDVVRPVDYEQLYAQAMAALYHNERYWFDEKEEAIIMEANQEFEQSPAIEQLFLVYYRVAEDDEEGEWMLAADILQRIQKASKMKFSPGQVNYFGRILQRLGVQSYRKTRGVYYHVAAVAQKK; this comes from the coding sequence ATGAGAATAACACAAATCAGAGACGACGGCAAAGTGAACACTCTGCGGACGTTAAAAATCGAACAGCTCGTAGAGCTAATGAAAGTGGAAACCAAAGCGCAACTCGTCTCAGGAATGAGAGAAGTCCTGCCTTATATACTTCCAGGTGATAAAAATGATTATGTACAGAAAGTGCCGAAGCTGCTTCCTGCAGCGGCCTTCGTCCGCAAGAACGGAATAATGACAATGGATGAGTACAATGGGGTTGTGATGATTCAGGTGAATAACCTGTCTGGGCTTATGGAGGCAGATGAAGTGAAAGAACGCGTGAAGGAGTTGCCCCAGACTTACCTTGCTTTTACCGGTTCGTCCGGAAAGTCGGTAAAGATATGGGTGCGCTTTACCTATCCCAACGATCTTTTGCCTGCTGACCGCGAACAAGCGGAACTTTTTCATGCGCATGCCTATCGGCTTGCCGTGAAGTTCTATCAACCTCAGCTTCCTTTCGACATTGAGCTGAAAGAACCTTCGCTGGAACAATATTGCCGTTTGACTTTTGATCCGGACTTGTATTTCAATCCCGAAGCAATGCCTATTTATATGAAACAGCCGATGACTATGCCGGGAGAAACGACTTACCGCGAACAGGTACAGACAGAAGCTTCGCCCCTGCAACGGCTTGCACCGGGATATGATAAGCATCATGCGTTATCTGTGCTTTTTGAAGCGGCTTTTGCACGTGCGCTGGATGAGCAGGGCAGCTATTCTCCGGGTGATGATATACATTCTCTGTTGGTTTGCCTGGCCGGGCATTGTTTTCGTGCCGGTATTCCTGAAGAGGATACAGTGCGGTGGGCTCGTGCTCATTATCGTTTGCCGAAAGATGATTTGTTGATTCGGGAGACGGTGAAGAATGTGTATCGCACTTGTGAAGGATTTGCCGATAAGAGCAGTTTGCTGCCGGAACAGCTATTTGTGATGCAGATGGATGAGTTTATGAAACGGCGCTATGAGTTCCGCTTCAACCAATTGACCTCACAGGTGGAATGTCGGCAACGGAACAGTTTTGATTTTTATTTTCGTCCGGTAGACAGGCGGTTGATGGCAAGCATTACGATGAATGCGCAATACGAAGGACTTAAACTGTGGGACAAAGATGTGGTGCGTTATCTGAATTCGGATCGCGTGCCGCTCTATCAGCCTGTTGAAGAGTTTCTTTATGAACTTCCTCCCTGGGATGGAAAGGATCATATCGGTGATTTGGCCAAGCGGGTTCCTTGCGACAATCCTTATTGGGCGCAATTGTTCCGTCGTTGGTTTCTTAGCATGGTGGCTCATTGGCGTGGAATGGGTAAAAATCATGCGAATAGCACTTCGCCTATATTGGTCGGCCCGCAGGCTTACAGGAAATCTACGTTTTGCCGTTTGATTCTTCCGCCGTGTTTGCAGGCGTACTATACGGATAGTATTGATTTTAGCCGGAAACGGGATGCGGAGTTGTATCTGAACCGCTTCTTGCTGATTAATATGGATGAGTTTGACCAGATTGGTATTACTCAGCAGCCTTTCCTGAAACATATTCTGCAAAAACCGGTCGTTAATACGCGGCGTCCCAATGCTTCGGCTGTGGAAGAGCTTCGCCGGTACGCTTCTTTCATCGGGACAAGTAATCATAAGGACTTGCTGGTGGATACTTCCGGCAGCCGTCGTTATCTTGGTGTTGAGGTGACGGGGGTGATTGACGTTGTCCGTCCTGTCGACTATGAACAGCTTTATGCGCAGGCAATGGCGGCATTGTATCACAATGAGCGGTATTGGTTTGACGAAAAGGAAGAAGCTATTATAATGGAAGCCAATCAGGAGTTTGAACAATCACCGGCTATAGAGCAGTTGTTCCTTGTATATTATCGGGTTGCGGAAGATGATGAGGAAGGAGAATGGATGCTTGCTGCGGATATATTGCAACGGATACAAAAGGCGAGTAAAATGAAATTTTCTCCCGGACAGGTGAATTACTTCGGGCGTATCCTGCAAAGATTGGGAGTGCAGTCGTACAGGAAGACGCGCGGGGTTTATTATCATGTAGCGGCTGTTGCTCAAAAAAAATAG
- a CDS encoding AAA family ATPase has protein sequence MKTMIRNPFITSGYVSADYFCDRRQESERLVSEVVNGNNLALVSTRRMGKTGLIRHCFQFPEIQNNYYTFFIDIYDSRSLRDLVFALSKEILEVLKPVGKKALQSFWECVKSLQASISFDVNGVPSLNLGLGDIQAPANTLDEIFRYLGQADKPCLVAIDEFQQITGYVEENVEATLRTYVQQCNNARFIFAGSQRHVMGNMFLTASRPFYQSVSMMHLESIPLEEYITFACMHFERDGKTIEKEAVSVIYEQFEGITWYMQKVLNALYDMTPDRGTCEVGMVADAIRQIVDSFRYTYSEILFRLPEKQKELLIAITKEGKAKAITSGAFIKKYRLASASSVQAALKGLLEKDFVTQEMGIYQIYDRFLGIWLKESY, from the coding sequence ATGAAGACTATGATAAGAAACCCCTTTATAACAAGCGGATATGTATCTGCTGATTATTTCTGTGATCGTCGCCAAGAGAGTGAACGGTTGGTAAGTGAAGTGGTGAATGGGAATAATCTGGCCCTTGTCTCTACCCGGCGTATGGGGAAAACGGGGTTGATTCGACACTGTTTTCAGTTTCCTGAAATTCAAAATAATTATTATACGTTTTTCATCGATATATATGATAGCCGCTCGTTGCGTGACTTGGTATTTGCACTCAGCAAGGAGATTCTGGAAGTGCTTAAACCTGTCGGAAAGAAGGCTTTGCAGAGTTTTTGGGAATGTGTGAAATCTTTGCAGGCCAGTATTTCTTTTGATGTGAACGGAGTTCCTTCCCTGAATTTAGGTTTGGGGGATATACAAGCACCTGCCAATACGCTTGACGAGATTTTTAGATATTTGGGACAGGCAGACAAGCCTTGTCTGGTTGCAATTGACGAGTTTCAGCAAATCACCGGATACGTGGAAGAAAATGTGGAAGCTACTTTGCGTACTTATGTGCAGCAATGCAATAATGCCCGTTTTATTTTTGCAGGTAGCCAGAGGCATGTAATGGGTAACATGTTTCTGACTGCTTCCAGGCCTTTTTATCAAAGTGTGTCGATGATGCATCTGGAAAGTATTCCTTTGGAAGAATATATCACTTTTGCCTGTATGCATTTTGAACGGGATGGTAAGACGATAGAGAAAGAGGCTGTTTCTGTGATTTATGAACAGTTTGAAGGGATTACGTGGTATATGCAAAAGGTCTTGAATGCACTTTATGATATGACTCCGGATCGGGGGACATGTGAAGTAGGAATGGTGGCGGACGCTATCCGGCAGATTGTGGATTCATTTAGATATACTTACTCGGAAATCCTTTTTCGATTGCCTGAAAAACAGAAAGAATTGTTGATTGCCATCACCAAAGAAGGGAAAGCCAAGGCTATTACTTCGGGGGCTTTTATAAAGAAGTACAGGTTGGCTTCTGCCAGTTCGGTACAAGCTGCATTGAAAGGCTTATTGGAGAAAGACTTTGTTACTCAGGAAATGGGCATTTATCAAATATATGACCGCTTTTTGGGTATTTGGCTGAAAGAAAGTTATTGA
- a CDS encoding ABC transporter ATP-binding protein produces the protein MKEFLQLMRRFVSPYKKYIGWAVLLNILSAVFNVFSFTFLIPILSILFKTEGADKVYYFMEWGSAGIKEVAVNNFYYYISQMIVDNGPTTALIFLGLFLMIMTLFKTGCYFASSAVMIPLRTGVVRDIRIMVYAKVMRLPMSFFSEERKGDIIARMSGDVGEVENSITSSLDMLMKSPIMIILYFATLVVTSWQLTLFTIVVLPGMGWLMGVVGRKLKRQSLEAQAKWSDTMSQLEETLGGLRIIKAFIAEDKMINRFTKCSNELRDATNRVAIRQAMAHPMSEFLGTILIVAVLWFGGTLILGKNATIDAPTFIFYMVILYSVINPLKDFAKAGYNIPKGLASMERVDKILKAENKIKENPNPKPLKGLNDKIEFKDISFSYDGKREVLMHVDLTVPKGQTIALVGQSGSGKSTLVDLLPRYHDVQEGDITIDGTSIRDVRIADLRSLIGNVNQEAILFNDTFFNNIAFGVENATMEQVVEAAKIANAHDFIMEKPEGYNMNIGDRGGKLSGGQRQRISIARAILKNPPILILDEATSALDTESERLVQEALERLMKTRTTIAIAHRLSTIKNADEICVLYEGEIVERGKHEDLIELNGYYKRLHDMQQL, from the coding sequence ATGAAGGAATTTCTACAATTGATGCGACGTTTTGTGTCGCCTTATAAGAAGTATATCGGCTGGGCTGTTTTGCTGAATATCTTGTCTGCTGTATTCAATGTATTTTCATTTACTTTCCTGATTCCCATCCTGAGCATTCTGTTTAAGACGGAAGGTGCTGATAAAGTATATTATTTCATGGAATGGGGCAGTGCCGGAATAAAGGAAGTGGCTGTGAATAACTTTTATTATTATATATCCCAGATGATCGTGGATAACGGTCCTACTACGGCTCTTATCTTTTTGGGACTGTTCTTGATGATAATGACATTGTTTAAGACCGGTTGTTACTTTGCTTCTTCGGCTGTAATGATTCCGTTGCGTACGGGAGTGGTACGTGATATTCGTATCATGGTGTATGCTAAGGTGATGCGTCTGCCGATGTCGTTCTTCTCGGAAGAAAGAAAAGGGGATATCATAGCTCGTATGAGTGGTGACGTCGGTGAGGTGGAGAACTCAATAACCAGTTCGCTGGATATGCTGATGAAAAGTCCGATTATGATTATCTTGTATTTCGCAACGTTGGTCGTGACGAGTTGGCAGTTGACTCTTTTTACTATCGTGGTATTGCCGGGAATGGGCTGGTTGATGGGCGTGGTAGGACGAAAACTGAAACGTCAGTCGTTGGAGGCACAAGCAAAGTGGAGTGATACGATGTCGCAACTGGAAGAGACGTTGGGCGGTTTGCGTATTATCAAAGCTTTTATTGCAGAAGATAAGATGATTAACCGATTCACCAAATGTAGCAATGAGCTTCGTGATGCGACAAATAGAGTTGCTATCCGTCAGGCGATGGCGCATCCTATGAGTGAATTTCTAGGAACGATTCTGATTGTAGCGGTGTTGTGGTTTGGTGGTACGCTGATTTTGGGAAAGAATGCGACAATAGATGCTCCGACATTTATTTTCTATATGGTGATTTTGTATAGCGTAATCAATCCGTTGAAGGATTTTGCGAAAGCTGGATACAACATTCCGAAAGGGTTGGCTTCCATGGAACGTGTGGATAAGATTCTGAAAGCTGAGAATAAGATTAAGGAGAATCCGAATCCGAAACCGTTGAAAGGGCTGAATGATAAAATCGAGTTTAAAGATATTTCTTTCAGTTATGATGGCAAGAGAGAAGTGCTGATGCATGTAGACCTGACGGTGCCGAAGGGACAGACGATTGCATTGGTTGGACAGTCGGGTTCCGGTAAGTCTACTTTAGTGGATTTGTTGCCGCGTTATCATGACGTACAGGAAGGTGATATCACTATTGACGGGACAAGTATCCGCGACGTACGTATTGCCGATTTGCGTAGCTTGATTGGTAACGTAAATCAGGAAGCTATCCTGTTTAATGATACCTTCTTCAATAACATAGCTTTTGGTGTGGAAAATGCAACGATGGAACAAGTTGTGGAAGCAGCGAAGATTGCCAATGCACACGATTTCATTATGGAGAAGCCGGAAGGATATAATATGAATATCGGTGACCGTGGTGGTAAGTTGTCCGGCGGCCAGCGCCAGCGTATCAGTATCGCCCGTGCTATCTTGAAGAATCCGCCGATTCTGATTCTCGATGAGGCTACTTCTGCTTTGGATACCGAGTCAGAACGTTTGGTGCAGGAAGCGTTGGAACGTTTGATGAAGACACGTACGACGATTGCTATTGCCCACCGCCTTTCTACAATTAAGAATGCCGATGAAATCTGCGTGTTGTATGAAGGAGAGATTGTAGAGCGTGGCAAGCATGAAGATCTGATTGAACTGAATGGTTACTATAAACGTTTGCATGATATGCAGCAATTGTAA
- a CDS encoding polysaccharide deacetylase family protein: MILLSFDTEEFDVPREHGVDIPLDEAMKVSVYGTNKILDCLKNNGVRATFFCTSNFAENAPEVMRRIMDEGHEVAAHGCDHWQPQASDVSRSKEILERLTGRTIKGYRQPRMFPVSDAEIERMEYIYNTSLNPAFIPGRYMHLSEPRTCFMTGKVLQIPASVTPWIRFPLFWLSCHNLPMWLYQRLVNRVLKHDGYFVTYFHPWEFYPLNEHPEYKMPFIIRNHSGRGMEERLDMLIRELKEKGYPFITYSEFADIKLAELNKPDEK; this comes from the coding sequence ATGATATTATTAAGTTTTGATACAGAGGAATTTGATGTCCCCCGTGAACATGGGGTAGATATCCCGTTGGACGAAGCAATGAAAGTATCTGTTTATGGTACAAATAAAATATTGGACTGTCTGAAAAACAACGGGGTGAGAGCCACTTTCTTTTGTACAAGCAATTTTGCTGAAAATGCGCCGGAAGTCATGCGGCGCATTATGGATGAAGGACATGAAGTTGCCGCACATGGATGCGACCATTGGCAGCCCCAGGCTTCTGACGTCAGCCGTTCAAAAGAGATTCTCGAACGTTTGACGGGCAGAACGATAAAGGGCTATCGTCAGCCGCGAATGTTTCCTGTATCGGATGCGGAGATTGAACGGATGGAATATATATATAATACTTCATTGAACCCGGCATTCATTCCCGGGAGATATATGCATCTGTCCGAACCGCGTACTTGCTTTATGACGGGGAAAGTACTTCAAATTCCCGCTTCCGTGACTCCATGGATTCGATTCCCGCTGTTTTGGCTGTCTTGTCACAACTTGCCGATGTGGCTGTACCAGCGTTTGGTAAACCGGGTGCTGAAACATGACGGATACTTCGTTACTTACTTTCATCCGTGGGAGTTTTACCCATTGAATGAACATCCCGAATATAAGATGCCTTTTATTATCCGCAATCATTCCGGCCGAGGAATGGAAGAACGCCTGGATATGCTTATCCGGGAACTGAAAGAAAAAGGGTATCCCTTTATTACTTACTCTGAATTTGCAGATATTAAACTGGCTGAACTGAATAAACCGGACGAAAAATGA
- a CDS encoding glycosyltransferase family 2 protein, which produces MIKLAIVSPCYNEEEVLEESAGRLTALFDELVAKEKISADSFVLFVNDGSKDRTWSIIKQLHMTNAYIKGMNLARNVGHQNAIMAGMMTAKDWSDAVITIDADLQDDLNAIEEMIDAYTEGYDVVYGVKVSRQADPMLKRLSATAFYKLQRQMGVETIYNHADFRFLSRRVLQQLSHYQERNIYLRGIIPLLGFPSTTVDDVIRERTAGTSKYTLKKMLGLALDGITSFSVKPIYSIVYLGIVFVFISILIGFYVLYALISGTAEHGWASLMLSIWFVGGVVLVSIGAVGVYIGKIYREVKRRPLYNVEEVLYDDQNK; this is translated from the coding sequence ATGATTAAATTGGCTATTGTGTCTCCCTGTTACAATGAGGAGGAGGTGTTGGAAGAATCAGCCGGCCGCTTGACTGCCTTGTTTGACGAGCTGGTTGCGAAGGAGAAAATCAGTGCCGATAGTTTTGTGCTTTTTGTGAATGATGGCAGCAAGGATCGTACCTGGAGCATCATCAAGCAGTTGCATATGACAAATGCGTATATCAAAGGTATGAATTTGGCACGGAATGTGGGACATCAGAACGCAATCATGGCAGGTATGATGACCGCTAAAGACTGGAGTGATGCCGTTATTACCATTGATGCCGATTTGCAGGATGACCTGAATGCGATTGAGGAAATGATTGATGCCTATACTGAAGGATATGATGTGGTATATGGAGTGAAGGTATCCCGCCAGGCAGACCCGATGCTGAAACGCCTTTCGGCAACCGCTTTTTATAAGTTACAGCGACAGATGGGCGTAGAAACTATCTATAATCACGCCGATTTCCGTTTCCTGAGCCGGAGAGTCCTGCAACAGCTATCTCATTATCAGGAGCGGAATATCTATTTGCGTGGTATTATTCCATTGTTGGGCTTCCCTTCGACGACGGTAGATGACGTGATTCGGGAGCGGACTGCCGGGACTTCCAAATATACACTGAAGAAAATGCTCGGACTGGCTTTGGACGGCATCACTTCTTTTTCGGTGAAACCTATTTACAGCATTGTTTATTTAGGAATCGTATTCGTCTTTATCAGTATTCTGATAGGATTCTATGTTCTTTATGCGTTGATTTCGGGAACGGCGGAGCATGGTTGGGCTTCCCTGATGCTGTCCATTTGGTTTGTCGGCGGGGTAGTTCTGGTGTCCATAGGGGCAGTCGGGGTGTATATCGGTAAGATTTATCGGGAGGTGAAACGTCGCCCGCTCTATAACGTGGAAGAAGTGTTGTACGATGATCAGAATAAGTAA
- a CDS encoding GtrA family protein, with the protein MIRISKAILDKHPEWRDKFWQFARFGVVGTVSSAIHYGVYCLVLLVANANISFTAGYAVGFICNYFLTTFFTFRSKPSSHNAIGFGFSHLINYLLEIGLLNLFLWMGAGELLAPILVMIIVVPINFLILHFVYIYKGKK; encoded by the coding sequence ATGATCAGAATAAGTAAGGCTATACTGGACAAACACCCGGAATGGCGGGATAAATTTTGGCAGTTTGCTCGTTTTGGGGTGGTCGGTACGGTGTCATCGGCTATTCATTATGGCGTGTATTGCCTGGTTTTGCTGGTTGCCAATGCCAATATCTCTTTTACGGCGGGCTATGCGGTCGGATTTATCTGCAACTATTTCCTGACAACCTTCTTTACGTTCCGTTCAAAACCTTCCTCTCATAATGCTATTGGTTTTGGCTTTAGTCACCTTATTAATTATTTGCTTGAGATTGGTCTGCTGAATCTTTTCCTTTGGATGGGAGCAGGTGAGCTTCTGGCACCGATACTGGTTATGATTATAGTGGTGCCGATTAATTTCCTGATTCTTCATTTCGTTTATATTTATAAAGGAAAAAAATAA